The following nucleotide sequence is from Verrucomicrobiota bacterium.
GTAAGTGTCGTCCGGGTGGAGCTTGATGCGCAGGCCGGGCTGGAGGAACGAGCGCGGCACCCACGCGGGCGCGAGGCGCAGCAGGCCGCCGGTGCGGGAAAGTTCCGCGCCGACTTTCGCGGCGGTGCCTTTCTTGATGGTCTTGAGTTGGGAGACGGTGTTCATGAGGTGTTCAGTGTTGGGAGTTCAGAAACGAAAGGGATGGCTCACTCCTCGCCGTCGTCGTCGTCCAGGACGGAGCGGCGGAAGAAGAATCCGGCGCGACCGATGGGCCAGCCCCACTTCTTCGCGTCGGGGTAGTGCCAGACGTCCGCGGGCGCGTTGTTGGCGACGACGTAACAGACGAGGTCCTTCCGGCCGGTGTTGATGAGCTGGTGCGCCTCGCCGGGCGGGTTGAGCAGGCAATCGCCCGCGCGAATCTTCATGGACTTCTTCGCCAGCCGCATGAGGCCGGTGCCGCTGACCATGAGGCAGAATTCCCACTCGGTCGCGTGGCTGTGAAACGGACAGTGTCGCGCCTTGGGCGGGACGCGGATCAACTCGACCTCGAACGGCGGCCGGCCGGGGAGCTTCGGACCTGTTTGGGGATCCTCGAATGCGCGCCCCGTTTCGTCGCAGGCGGTGAAACGTGCCCTTGGGCGACTTGCGCTCGACCCACGGGATGGCGCTGAGGTTGACTTTTTTCACGAGGCGCGCGGAGTGTAGCGACGCCGATTTGGCGCCAGCAAGGACGTTTCAAGGTCACGCGTGGAGTGATCCAGTCCAGCAGGCGATAATCGAGGCTTGCCCGCCGGCGGCTGGCCGGAATAATCCGGCGGCAAGAAACCTCAAACGGACGTGCACGACCTCGAGTTCGAACAA
It contains:
- a CDS encoding cupin domain-containing protein gives rise to the protein MIRVPPKARHCPFHSHATEWEFCLMVSGTGLMRLAKKSMKIRAGDCLLNPPGEAHQLINTGRKDLVCYVVANNAPADVWHYPDAKKWGWPIGRAGFFFRRSVLDDDDGEE